A stretch of the bacterium genome encodes the following:
- the gspD gene encoding type II secretion system secretin GspD, which translates to MMSFQYTLRRLLGILVLTGSLLPHSPVQAQGLPPAVRPVPQPGVTRAVGVKTDTNRTVELKFNQATLDMVLQYYCSELTGRTLLQAPNVNAVITLRSQTELTIPEAIQAIKAVLAMNNIALVNQGDKFVKAVPITSASQEGLQIQTNQADQVIHPETDELVSEVVPLKFIDPAEAQKAITGLIHTYGKILPLERINSLMIADTAVNLNRIKDILTRIDQPLDIKESIHILIMHNSKPSDIKTKLEEIIADQKDKEKQPTVRRLNTSGAPGVDTTPATIPGVIRARSVMPAIGGTKAGGSDATDSDSGDDRMIRGNVKVIADDRTGTLIIITRQENMRFFEQVVSALDIGTAPDVTIEVIRLEYADAEEVASMLNALIGAATSTTSKSSPTKKTSTTSTTRPDGSPGATTSSTTTREEPRSSYQLQEFIDQQRQLSGAKGAEGKTKVGQLSAENIKILADKRTNGLILMASKGDMAALKDILKGMDVMLSQVLIEAVIMQVSLDKNLERGVDWVQRSMIAYDKTASGGRDPLFAFAGQGGGGKTVPINASSVNNSAGIGGAGGLTYYFTQFGLNIDAVIKMSQSDNRSKIIASPVILTTDNKEAKIDVSEERYFYKGVTYTGYTGTSGAQATPNVEARKVGLSLTVTPRINAKKFVVMEIAQKIENVNGTQTISDSSGNNEWPIVASREMNASVSVRSGETIILGGLVENNNTANKNGIPFLNKLPFLGFLFGSATDTGKRAEIVVFITPYVLDSPEEIETESARRKAALSADSAGLWEKGWSDSNLADPPQNRRGIKSLLK; encoded by the coding sequence ATGATGTCATTCCAGTACACGCTTCGAAGGTTACTCGGGATACTGGTGCTTACCGGGTCCCTCTTGCCTCACTCGCCCGTGCAAGCGCAAGGACTCCCCCCTGCCGTGCGTCCCGTCCCGCAACCGGGGGTCACCCGCGCCGTGGGAGTCAAGACCGACACCAATCGTACCGTGGAGTTGAAATTCAATCAGGCCACACTGGATATGGTGCTGCAATATTACTGCTCGGAATTGACCGGCCGCACCCTCCTGCAGGCCCCCAACGTCAATGCCGTGATTACATTGCGAAGCCAAACGGAACTGACGATTCCCGAGGCGATCCAGGCCATCAAGGCCGTTCTGGCCATGAATAACATTGCGTTGGTCAATCAGGGGGACAAGTTCGTTAAAGCCGTCCCGATTACGTCCGCCTCGCAGGAAGGTCTGCAGATCCAAACCAACCAGGCCGACCAGGTCATTCATCCGGAAACCGACGAACTGGTCAGCGAAGTCGTTCCTTTGAAATTCATTGACCCGGCCGAGGCCCAGAAAGCCATAACAGGACTGATCCACACGTACGGCAAGATCCTTCCTCTGGAACGGATTAACAGCCTGATGATCGCCGACACGGCCGTCAACCTCAACCGCATCAAGGATATCCTGACTCGGATTGATCAGCCACTGGACATCAAGGAATCCATCCATATCCTGATCATGCACAATTCCAAACCATCGGACATCAAGACGAAGCTGGAAGAGATCATTGCCGACCAGAAAGATAAAGAGAAACAGCCCACCGTCCGCCGCTTGAACACCTCGGGCGCGCCCGGCGTCGACACCACCCCCGCCACCATTCCCGGGGTTATCCGCGCCCGCAGCGTCATGCCCGCCATCGGAGGCACCAAGGCCGGGGGTTCGGACGCTACCGACAGCGACTCCGGTGACGACCGGATGATCCGGGGGAACGTGAAGGTGATTGCGGATGACCGGACCGGAACGCTGATCATTATCACCCGCCAGGAAAATATGAGATTTTTCGAGCAGGTGGTGTCCGCGCTTGATATCGGAACAGCCCCCGACGTCACCATTGAAGTCATCCGTCTTGAATATGCCGACGCCGAGGAAGTGGCCTCCATGCTGAATGCCTTGATCGGTGCCGCCACCAGCACCACATCGAAGAGTTCCCCCACCAAAAAAACAAGTACCACCAGTACGACCCGTCCGGATGGCAGCCCGGGCGCGACGACGAGTTCGACGACCACCCGCGAAGAGCCGCGTAGCAGCTACCAGTTGCAGGAATTTATTGACCAGCAGCGGCAATTGTCAGGTGCCAAAGGAGCCGAGGGCAAAACCAAGGTTGGGCAACTTTCTGCTGAAAACATTAAAATCCTGGCTGACAAACGCACCAATGGCCTGATTCTCATGGCCAGCAAAGGCGACATGGCCGCCCTGAAGGATATTTTAAAGGGGATGGATGTCATGCTCTCGCAGGTGTTGATTGAAGCCGTGATCATGCAGGTGTCGCTTGATAAAAACCTGGAACGGGGTGTGGACTGGGTCCAACGCTCCATGATCGCCTATGACAAAACCGCGAGCGGCGGCAGGGATCCGTTATTTGCATTTGCCGGCCAAGGGGGCGGCGGGAAAACGGTTCCCATCAACGCCTCCTCCGTCAACAACTCGGCAGGCATCGGCGGGGCCGGCGGCCTGACTTACTACTTCACGCAATTTGGCCTCAACATTGATGCGGTGATCAAAATGTCACAAAGCGACAATCGGTCAAAAATCATCGCATCACCGGTAATCCTGACTACCGACAATAAAGAGGCGAAAATCGACGTCTCTGAAGAACGCTATTTTTACAAGGGAGTGACCTACACGGGATACACTGGCACCTCAGGCGCACAAGCAACCCCCAATGTTGAAGCCCGAAAAGTGGGACTTTCCCTGACCGTGACCCCCCGCATTAATGCCAAAAAGTTTGTCGTCATGGAAATCGCACAGAAAATTGAAAACGTCAACGGGACACAGACCATTTCAGACTCAAGCGGGAACAATGAGTGGCCTATCGTCGCGTCCCGCGAAATGAATGCCTCGGTTTCTGTAAGAAGCGGCGAAACCATTATTCTTGGCGGGCTTGTAGAAAACAACAATACAGCGAACAAAAACGGCATCCCCTTCCTCAACAAACTCCCTTTCCTTGGCTTCCTGTTTGGTTCAGCCACTGATACGGGGAAACGCGCGGAGATCGTGGTCTTTATCACCCCATATGTTCTCGATTCGCCGGAAGAAATTGAAACGGAGTCAGCCCGACGTAAGGCCGCCTTAAGTGCTGACTCTGCGGGGCTTTGGGAAAAGGGCTGGTCTGACAGCAATCTGGCCGATCCGCCCCAAAACCGGCGCGGCATAAAAAGTCTTCTGAAATAA
- the gmd gene encoding GDP-mannose 4,6-dehydratase has product MSNAKKALVTGITGQDGSYLAELLLQKGYEVTGIVRRSSSISRTRIDHLLDRNLNLHLEYGDLADSSSLRHVMTKVQPDEVYNLAAQSHVRISFDQPEYTADVTGLGVLRVLEAIRDYNNATGAKVRFYQASSSEMFGAAKPPQSEATQFHPRSPYAVAKVAGFWQTVNYRESYGMHASNGILFNHESERRGENFVTRKITRAAGRIKVGLQKTLSLGNLDAKRDWGHARDYVEAMWLMLQQEQPDDYVVATGESYSVRAFLDEVFGHLNLNWQDYVKIDPRFYRPAEVDYLLGDPSKAMKALGWKPKITFKELARVMTEFDLELAQREAHAASFNGKP; this is encoded by the coding sequence ATGAGTAATGCAAAAAAAGCGCTAGTTACAGGGATTACGGGACAGGATGGCTCTTATCTTGCAGAATTGCTTCTGCAGAAGGGCTATGAGGTTACAGGCATTGTCCGTCGCTCCAGTTCGATCAGTCGTACCCGTATCGACCACCTCCTCGACCGGAATCTTAACCTCCACCTTGAATACGGCGATCTGGCGGACAGTTCCTCCCTGAGGCACGTCATGACCAAGGTTCAGCCGGATGAGGTTTACAACCTGGCCGCGCAATCCCACGTCCGCATCTCTTTTGATCAGCCGGAATATACCGCTGATGTCACGGGACTGGGCGTCCTGCGGGTGCTGGAGGCGATTCGCGACTACAACAACGCGACCGGCGCCAAAGTCCGCTTTTACCAGGCCTCCTCCTCTGAAATGTTCGGTGCCGCCAAGCCCCCGCAAAGCGAAGCGACCCAGTTCCACCCCCGCAGCCCCTATGCCGTGGCCAAAGTAGCCGGGTTCTGGCAAACGGTTAACTATCGTGAATCCTATGGCATGCATGCCAGCAATGGCATCCTGTTCAACCACGAGAGTGAACGGCGCGGTGAAAATTTTGTAACCCGCAAAATCACCCGGGCCGCCGGCCGGATCAAGGTCGGACTCCAGAAGACGCTTTCCCTGGGCAATCTTGACGCCAAACGGGACTGGGGCCATGCCCGTGACTACGTCGAGGCCATGTGGTTAATGCTACAACAGGAACAGCCTGATGATTACGTGGTGGCCACAGGGGAATCCTACAGCGTCAGGGCATTTCTGGATGAAGTCTTCGGACACCTGAACCTCAACTGGCAGGATTACGTCAAAATCGACCCGCGTTTTTATCGTCCCGCTGAAGTGGATTACCTGTTGGGTGACCCCAGCAAGGCCATGAAGGCCCTCGGTTGGAAGCCGAAAATCACCTTCAAGGAACTCGCGCGCGTTATGACGGAATTTGACTTGGAACTCGCCCAACGCGAGGCCCATGCCGCTTCGTTTAACGGAAAACCGTAA
- the nfo gene encoding deoxyribonuclease IV translates to MYFVGPHVSIGGGVENAPINAKGLGATGFGMFVKNQRQWTAAPYAASTQAAFKAQMKADGYTAAQVMPHAGYLINLANPDAAAHAKSMAALLDELRRCAALGLDKLNLHPGSHLRLITPKEACERVAKSINTALSETVGVTVVIENTAGSGGNLGSTFEEIRAMIDGVEDKTRIGVCLDTMHAFAAGYDIRKRDGFLKTMEHFTQTVGMHYLRGMHLNDSKVAFNSHVDRHESLGAGLLGIDVFKCIMRDARFEAMPLVLETPNEELWGKELQQLTEMAEN, encoded by the coding sequence ATGTATTTCGTCGGACCACATGTGTCGATTGGAGGCGGGGTGGAGAATGCCCCCATCAACGCCAAGGGGCTAGGGGCCACCGGGTTTGGCATGTTTGTCAAGAACCAGCGCCAGTGGACGGCGGCGCCTTATGCGGCGTCCACCCAGGCGGCCTTCAAAGCCCAGATGAAGGCCGATGGGTATACGGCGGCCCAGGTCATGCCTCATGCGGGGTATCTGATCAATCTGGCAAATCCGGATGCGGCGGCGCATGCAAAGTCCATGGCCGCACTCCTGGACGAGTTGAGGCGGTGCGCGGCGCTCGGGTTGGATAAGTTGAATCTCCATCCGGGCAGCCACCTGCGCCTGATCACGCCAAAGGAGGCCTGCGAACGCGTGGCGAAATCCATCAATACGGCGCTGTCAGAAACGGTTGGCGTGACGGTGGTGATCGAGAATACGGCGGGCAGTGGAGGGAATCTCGGCTCAACGTTCGAGGAAATCAGGGCGATGATCGATGGGGTGGAGGATAAGACCCGCATCGGGGTCTGTCTCGACACCATGCATGCCTTCGCGGCAGGGTATGATATACGCAAGCGGGACGGGTTTCTCAAGACGATGGAACACTTTACGCAAACGGTGGGCATGCATTACCTGCGTGGCATGCATCTGAACGACTCCAAGGTGGCATTTAACTCACATGTGGACCGGCATGAGTCACTGGGTGCCGGGCTTCTCGGAATTGACGTATTCAAGTGCATCATGAGGGACGCACGGTTCGAAGCCATGCCGCTGGTGCTGGAGACTCCGAACGAGGAACTCTGGGGAAAAGAACTCCAGCAGTTGACGGAAATGGCCGAAAACTAA
- a CDS encoding PIN domain-containing protein, with protein MQVLIDLNVLLDVIQKRDPHYAASGKILGLVAKRKLSGQIPAHALTTIHYIVAKYVGHAKAGQTIDWLLSTLKVIPAGQKAFIRARSLNMPDFEDAVVASLAEAGHSQYIVSRNVSDFKNSRIPAITPEELLVLMTERA; from the coding sequence ATGCAAGTCCTGATTGACTTGAATGTTTTGCTGGATGTGATCCAGAAACGTGACCCGCATTATGCCGCGTCCGGGAAAATACTAGGCCTCGTGGCCAAGCGGAAACTCTCCGGACAGATTCCAGCCCATGCGCTCACAACCATTCATTACATTGTCGCAAAATATGTCGGGCACGCTAAAGCGGGCCAAACCATTGACTGGTTGCTTTCAACATTGAAGGTCATCCCTGCCGGGCAGAAGGCGTTCATTCGGGCCAGAAGCCTGAACATGCCGGATTTTGAAGATGCCGTGGTGGCAAGTTTGGCGGAGGCGGGACATTCCCAATATATTGTTTCGCGAAACGTTAGCGATTTCAAGAACTCCCGGATTCCCGCCATTACCCCTGAAGAACTGCTTGTCCTCATGACCGAGAGGGCTTAA
- a CDS encoding DUF6364 family protein has product MNDAKMTIRLPISELEFAKAYARRSGFSLTALVGRYLARLQSSTEGDMPAEIKAISGIVPSKVDARAEYHAHHMKKS; this is encoded by the coding sequence ATGAATGATGCTAAGATGACCATACGGTTGCCGATCTCGGAACTTGAATTTGCAAAGGCTTATGCTCGGCGCAGCGGATTTTCCCTCACGGCCTTGGTCGGTCGCTATCTGGCCCGGTTGCAGTCATCGACGGAAGGTGACATGCCCGCCGAGATTAAAGCGATTTCAGGCATCGTCCCGTCCAAGGTGGACGCCCGGGCGGAATATCATGCGCATCACATGAAGAAATCCTGA
- a CDS encoding AbrB/MazE/SpoVT family DNA-binding domain-containing protein, with the protein MKAELSIDKAGRVVLPQAIRRQFHLVAGDHLDLQILPDGIFLKVHDRQAHLVENNGLLVHEGEPTGDLNQAVELSRSSRDAEVLGWRK; encoded by the coding sequence ATGAAAGCTGAATTGAGTATTGATAAAGCTGGGCGGGTCGTTCTTCCTCAAGCGATTCGCCGTCAATTTCATCTGGTTGCTGGTGACCACCTTGATCTACAAATATTACCCGATGGAATATTCTTGAAAGTCCATGATCGCCAGGCACATCTGGTAGAAAATAATGGGCTTCTGGTTCATGAGGGAGAACCAACCGGAGATCTCAACCAAGCCGTTGAACTAAGCCGGTCAAGCCGTGATGCAGAAGTGCTGGGATGGCGGAAATGA
- a CDS encoding type II toxin-antitoxin system VapC family toxin, translated as MAEMTVFCDTSVLVAACIHKHPHYERARPILESIASGEKVGFVSAHSLAEAFSALTSVPITPRILPSEARDIIATNIRKHFQLVAVTAEMYQRAVEVCVGCGLGGGKVYDALLLECARLSQADRIYTFNLQDFRRLAPDLVPRISAP; from the coding sequence ATGGCGGAAATGACGGTCTTTTGTGACACATCCGTTCTGGTTGCCGCTTGCATCCATAAGCATCCACATTATGAGCGGGCACGCCCGATCTTGGAGTCTATCGCCAGCGGTGAAAAAGTCGGCTTTGTTTCAGCTCATAGTTTGGCGGAGGCTTTTTCTGCATTGACCTCGGTACCAATCACTCCGCGGATCCTGCCGTCCGAAGCTAGAGATATTATCGCCACGAATATCAGGAAGCACTTCCAACTGGTGGCCGTCACGGCTGAAATGTATCAACGGGCAGTTGAAGTCTGTGTCGGATGCGGGCTTGGAGGCGGTAAGGTCTACGATGCCTTGTTGCTCGAGTGCGCCCGCCTGTCTCAAGCGGATCGGATCTACACTTTCAACCTTCAGGATTTCCGCCGGCTGGCCCCGGATCTTGTGCCCCGTATTTCCGCACCGTGA
- a CDS encoding YifB family Mg chelatase-like AAA ATPase, with protein MLAKVYSGAVYGVDAYPVEIEVNAGHGDPSVIIVGLPDTAVKESKDRVHTAISNSGFRPHIGRTTINLAPADVKKEGPCFDLPIAIGILATQDHLPQEKLNEFAMIGELALSGEVRRIKGVLPIALAMRKSGRRGLLVPVDNAEEAAVVKGLEVYPVQNLREAADFLAGKTPISAYHVDLDQTFAVPMEYEDDFVDVKGQETAKRAAEIAATGGHNLLLIGSPGTGKSMIAKRIASILPPMTIEEALETTKIHSIAGVLSSHQALIVRRPFRSPHHTISDAGLLGGGTHPMPGEVSLAHRGVLFLDELPEFHRNVLEVMRQPLEDGHVTISRAAASVTFPCHFMLIAAMNPCACGYYGDAKRECRCKPNQIQNYRNKISGPLLDRIDLHVEVPTIRYQDLSGMTPGDSSETIRSRVIAARQIQRDRFKSLRRIHNNAGMRSKDIQRFCPLSHEAQDVLKMAINELNFSARAYDRIIKVARTIADLDNQEHIQPHQMSEAIQYRTLDRQLWV; from the coding sequence ATGTTAGCTAAAGTGTATAGCGGAGCCGTTTACGGGGTGGATGCCTATCCCGTCGAAATTGAGGTCAATGCCGGGCATGGAGACCCCAGCGTGATCATCGTAGGCCTTCCTGACACCGCCGTGAAGGAGAGCAAGGACCGGGTCCATACCGCCATCAGCAATTCCGGCTTCCGGCCCCATATCGGGCGAACCACCATCAATCTTGCCCCGGCGGATGTAAAGAAGGAGGGGCCTTGCTTCGATCTTCCCATCGCGATTGGCATTCTGGCCACCCAAGATCATCTTCCGCAGGAGAAACTCAATGAATTTGCAATGATTGGGGAACTGGCGTTAAGCGGCGAAGTCCGGCGCATCAAGGGGGTCCTCCCCATCGCCCTGGCCATGCGCAAGTCCGGACGCCGCGGTCTGCTTGTCCCGGTCGACAATGCCGAGGAAGCCGCTGTCGTTAAAGGGCTGGAGGTCTATCCCGTCCAGAATCTCCGGGAAGCCGCTGATTTTCTGGCGGGGAAAACGCCTATCTCCGCCTATCATGTGGATCTTGACCAGACGTTTGCCGTCCCCATGGAATATGAGGATGATTTCGTCGACGTCAAAGGACAGGAAACAGCAAAACGTGCGGCAGAAATCGCTGCCACGGGTGGCCATAATTTGCTTTTGATTGGGTCGCCAGGCACAGGAAAATCGATGATCGCCAAGCGGATCGCCTCCATTCTTCCGCCCATGACCATCGAGGAAGCACTCGAAACCACTAAAATCCACAGCATCGCCGGCGTATTGTCCTCTCATCAGGCCCTCATCGTCCGACGCCCATTCCGCTCGCCGCATCACACGATTTCAGATGCCGGACTGTTAGGCGGAGGAACCCATCCCATGCCCGGAGAAGTCAGTTTGGCTCATCGCGGGGTGCTATTTTTAGACGAGCTCCCGGAATTTCACCGCAATGTTCTGGAGGTGATGCGCCAACCCCTGGAGGATGGCCATGTCACGATCTCCCGGGCGGCGGCATCAGTCACATTCCCCTGTCACTTTATGTTGATCGCGGCCATGAACCCGTGTGCCTGCGGCTATTACGGGGATGCGAAACGTGAGTGTCGCTGCAAGCCGAATCAAATCCAGAACTATCGGAATAAAATTTCCGGCCCGCTTTTAGATCGCATCGATCTCCACGTTGAAGTTCCCACCATCCGGTATCAGGATCTTTCAGGGATGACACCGGGCGACAGCTCGGAAACCATTCGATCCCGGGTGATTGCCGCACGTCAGATCCAGCGCGACCGGTTCAAATCATTGCGCCGAATCCATAATAATGCCGGAATGAGATCAAAGGACATCCAGCGATTCTGTCCGCTCTCTCATGAGGCCCAGGATGTCCTGAAAATGGCCATTAACGAGCTGAACTTCAGTGCCCGGGCATATGACCGGATCATCAAGGTGGCACGCACCATTGCTGATTTGGACAATCAAGAACACATCCAGCCGCACCAGATGTCAGAAGCCATTCAGTATCGCACGCTGGACCGACAATTGTGGGTGTAA
- the trxA gene encoding thioredoxin, with the protein MGNSQVVYIKGANWKTEVLESKLPVLVDFWAEWCGPCKMIAPILDELSTEMAGKVKIAKVNVDENRDLATQFSIRSIPTLLVLKDGQVKGQMVGALSKLQLQDKLAAYL; encoded by the coding sequence ATGGGTAACTCGCAAGTGGTTTATATTAAGGGTGCGAACTGGAAGACTGAAGTGCTGGAATCGAAGCTTCCCGTGCTGGTCGATTTTTGGGCAGAATGGTGTGGCCCCTGCAAAATGATCGCGCCCATCCTCGATGAGCTTTCAACGGAAATGGCAGGAAAAGTCAAGATCGCCAAGGTCAATGTGGATGAAAATCGTGATTTGGCGACGCAATTCAGCATTCGCTCCATTCCAACCCTGCTGGTGTTAAAGGATGGTCAGGTCAAGGGGCAGATGGTGGGCGCTTTGAGTAAACTTCAGCTTCAGGATAAGCTGGCGGCTTACCTCTGA
- the frr gene encoding ribosome recycling factor, which produces MESLDDVLLEADDKMAKCLTFLHQEFSGLRTGKASPSLVENVMVPYYGAMTRLREIGGISTPEARMIVINSYDPTALPAIEKAILAANLGVTPKNDGRVIRIIIPELSEERRKDLVKVAKRMAEEGRVAIRNIRREANEQIKTLQKDGKITEDERDQGLAQIQKETDAHIGKVDHTFAAKEKEVMAV; this is translated from the coding sequence ATGGAATCACTGGATGATGTATTACTGGAAGCTGACGACAAGATGGCGAAATGCCTGACCTTTCTGCACCAGGAGTTTTCCGGGTTACGAACCGGCAAAGCCTCTCCAAGTTTGGTCGAAAATGTCATGGTCCCTTACTATGGTGCGATGACCCGGCTTCGGGAAATTGGAGGCATATCCACTCCGGAAGCACGCATGATTGTCATTAACTCCTATGACCCGACCGCGCTTCCCGCGATCGAGAAGGCCATTCTGGCGGCCAATCTGGGCGTGACGCCGAAGAATGATGGACGGGTGATCCGCATCATCATTCCGGAACTCAGTGAAGAACGGCGCAAGGACCTGGTGAAGGTCGCCAAGCGCATGGCCGAGGAAGGGCGCGTGGCTATCCGGAATATCCGGCGTGAGGCAAACGAACAGATCAAGACCCTCCAAAAGGATGGCAAGATCACGGAAGATGAGCGGGATCAGGGACTGGCCCAGATTCAGAAAGAAACCGACGCTCATATCGGGAAGGTCGATCATACGTTTGCAGCCAAGGAAAAAGAAGTGATGGCGGTCTAG